The Shewanella algae DNA segment GGCGAGCGGACTCACTGCAGAAGGATGGCCTTAATGCACGTACATATTCTGGGGATCTGTGGCACTTTTATGGGGGGCTTAGCGCTGCTGGCTCGCGCCATGGGACATAAGGTCACCGGCTCCGATGCCAATGTTTACCCACCCATGAGTACCCAGCTTGAGCAGCAGGGGATAGACCTTATTCAGGGGTTTGACCCGTCACAGCTGGATCCCGAGCCGGATCTCGTGGTGATAGGCAATGCCATGAGCCGCGGCAACCCCTGTGTGGAAGCCGTACTCAACCGCGGCCTGAAATACACCTCGGGTCCGCAGTTTCTGCATGACCATATATTGCCCGAACGTTGGGTATTGGCCGTTTCCGGTACCCATGGCAAAACCTCTACCGCCAGCATGTTGGCCTGGATCCTCGAAGCCTGCGGCTATCAACCTGGCTTTTTGATTGGTGGGGTGCCGCAGAATTTCGGCATTTCGGCCAGGTTGGGCGAGTCGCCCTTCTTTGTGGTCGAGGCCGACGAATATGACAGCGCTTTTTTCGACAAGCGCTCCAAGTTTGTGCATTACCAGCCAAGAACCTTGGTGATCAACAACCTGGAGTTCGACCATGCCGATATCTTCGACGATCTCAAGGCGATACAGAAGCAGTTTCACCATCTGCTCAGAATCGTGCCGGGGGATGGCCGGGTGATCTGGCCGCAAGATAGCCAGGCGGTTGCCGGCGTGATAGCCAAGGGCTGCTGGAGTGAGCAGGAAACCTTGAGCCATGAAGCGGGCCAGGGGGACTGGAGCGCCAGGATGTTGGCAGACGATGGTCACGAGTTTGAACTATTTTTCCGCGGTAAATCCCAGGGCGTTTTGAGCTGGGGTCTGATTGGGCGTCACAACATAGACAACGCCACTATGGCGATAGCCGCGGCGCGTCATGTTGGGGTCTTACCGGTAGATGCGCTCAAGGCACTGGCAGACTTTACCCCGCCCAAGCGCCGTCTCGAGTTGCTGGGCAGCGTAGATGAGGTCAGCGTTTATGACGACTTTGCCCATCACCCAACGGCAATCGCCACTACTCTTCAGGGGATGCGCGCCAAGGTGGGCCAGGGCAAAATCACTGTCGTGCTCGAGCCCCGCTCCAACACCATGAAGCAAGGGGTGCATAAAGACACACTGGCCAACTCTATGGCCCTGGCCGATGAGGCCGTGTTGTATCAGGCGGATAATATCGATTGGGATATTGCCGCGGCCATGGAGGCGGCGCCGCTGCCGGTGCAGGTTTTGCACGACATAGATGAGATAGTGGCCAAGGTCAGTGGTGAAGCCAAGCCCGGCGATACCGTGCTGATCATGAGCAATGGCGGCTTTGGCGGTCTGCATCAAAAGTTGCTCCAGGCCCTTAAAGCCAGAAGTGGCGAGGTCAAAGCGTGAAATATCAGCAGATTAAGAGTATCAGCCTCGCCTGGACCGGCGCCTCCGGGGCGCCCTATGGGCTGAGGCTGCTGGAGTGCTTGCTCAAGGCCGAGTTTCGGGTTTTTCTGATGGTGTCCAGCGCCGCTCGGGTGGTGCTGGCAACGGAACATGGGCTCAAACTCAGCAGCGCACCGGACAAGGCCACAGAGCAGCTCAGAAAACTGTTTCCCGAAGGCGGTGAGCTGAGGGTGCTCGGCAAGGATGAGTGGTTCTCTCCGCCGGCGTCCGGCTCGGCGGCGCCAAAGCAGATGGTGATCTGTCCCTGCTCAACCGGCACTTTGGCCGCGGTGGCCACCGGCATGAGTAACAGCCTGCTGGAGCGGGCCGCCGATGTAGTGCTCAAGGAGCGCGGTCAGTTGTTGTTGGTGCCCAGAGAGACACCTTTCAACGCCATTCATCTCGAACATATGTTGAAACTCAGCCAACTGGGCGCCATCATAAT contains these protein-coding regions:
- the mpl gene encoding UDP-N-acetylmuramate:L-alanyl-gamma-D-glutamyl-meso-diaminopimelate ligase, with product MHVHILGICGTFMGGLALLARAMGHKVTGSDANVYPPMSTQLEQQGIDLIQGFDPSQLDPEPDLVVIGNAMSRGNPCVEAVLNRGLKYTSGPQFLHDHILPERWVLAVSGTHGKTSTASMLAWILEACGYQPGFLIGGVPQNFGISARLGESPFFVVEADEYDSAFFDKRSKFVHYQPRTLVINNLEFDHADIFDDLKAIQKQFHHLLRIVPGDGRVIWPQDSQAVAGVIAKGCWSEQETLSHEAGQGDWSARMLADDGHEFELFFRGKSQGVLSWGLIGRHNIDNATMAIAAARHVGVLPVDALKALADFTPPKRRLELLGSVDEVSVYDDFAHHPTAIATTLQGMRAKVGQGKITVVLEPRSNTMKQGVHKDTLANSMALADEAVLYQADNIDWDIAAAMEAAPLPVQVLHDIDEIVAKVSGEAKPGDTVLIMSNGGFGGLHQKLLQALKARSGEVKA
- a CDS encoding flavin prenyltransferase UbiX, translated to MKYQQIKSISLAWTGASGAPYGLRLLECLLKAEFRVFLMVSSAARVVLATEHGLKLSSAPDKATEQLRKLFPEGGELRVLGKDEWFSPPASGSAAPKQMVICPCSTGTLAAVATGMSNSLLERAADVVLKERGQLLLVPRETPFNAIHLEHMLKLSQLGAIIMPAAPGFYHHPKSIEDLIDFMVARILDHLGVEHALTDRWGYDKPKDSEIDN